TAAACatgttagtaattaaaattaatttaaattttaaatactagaATTTCTCTAACTTCCTACCTActtcataaaataattattttattagttttttatttatttgcacgTCCCCTCCCCTCTCTCGTGtacgttattttttttttcttctctctcaccGTTCCTTCTCTCTCACTGTTCTTCACAAAAATTTTCATAGAAGAGTATTATTTCTCTACaggtaaatttattatttcatatttaacattttattattattattattattattattattattattattattattattattattattattattattattagatgagTCGTgctattttgtttatatttcgAGTGACTTATATACTAACTCAAAACTCATTCATCATTATTTTAATAAGATTATATCAACAtttgaattaaataataaataatcggTGTATATATcaatattcttttcttcttctttattttttttctttctttctttcttttattttttttttttgaattttttcattgcttatttgaatattaacgctttaattattaaaatgtatgttcgtaaaaattaatttttttcaattgtaacacatctaaaattattaaattatacataaaatatttttaaaacacatccaaaattataaatctaaaatttaaatttaagcattaaaaataaaattaattttttatatcttattcgaGAAAAACTCatctaatatttctctttttttaatagttaGATTTTTTCGttacttattttaatattaatgcttttaaaagtattaaaatGCTTGTTTGTAAAAATTCGATTTTGTTTTAattgtaacacatctaaaattattaagtgatacaaaaaatatttctcaaacacatccaaaatcataaatcaaaaatttaaatttaaacattaaatataaaattaatttttttatatcttattcgaTAAAATTCATCTaatatttctcattttttttatttgttgaattttatcgttacttatttgaacattaatgcttttaaaattattaaaatgtatgtttgtaaatattggttatttttcatttattacacatctaaaattattgacTTATATACAAAACATGTTTGAAACACAtctaaaatcataaatttaaaaaaataaaaatttttattaagcgGAAAAAGACTCATGAAtgaattcaaccaaaattttcTTAGAATTTTGTAAGCAGAATTACCAGAGACAGAAGGATTGCGATGTGAGAGAGGAGACAGGGGAGGCGCGGGAGAAGGGGGCGGTTGTGCGTGGCGCGAGGGAGGAGGCGCGGGGAAGAGACCATGGACGGGGAGGAGTCCATCGATTGAGGAGGCGTGGGGGTGTGCGCAGGGAAGTGCGCGTCGCAGGGAAGAGCCCCAAAGAGGAGATCGTGGCAGAGGAGTGCGTAAGGAGAAGACGAAAGCGGCCACAGATGAGGAGGGGGAGGCGTTGCAGCTCTGGATCTTTACGGAGcgaatattttactattaagatggtttaagatttattttagaattttaaattcaaaattttgaattataactaatttgatttttggatgtgtatttaaattgtaattataatatattaataattaaatatattaaatttgaaataaaaatttaaaattaaaattaaaattttaaatttcaattttatttagtttgtattttaaatgtgtatttaattttaaaaagacactaaatctatttaaaatttttaaatatatttgttttatttttttaaattattgtaataaaaggCTGAATATCGTACAACTTTTAAAGGATACTTAGTTAAACTGAAAAAATAATTGTACCATAAcaaaatgttaaaatataaagtataagAAATGAAGTCTTACAACAGTTGAAAATGgattaagtaaaaaaataatataatataaaggaCCCATAAActcattaatttaaaattttggataaaaatatGATGTCCAAGGCATTCTTACTTAATCTAGGATAACACCTCTCGTGTATTCCATCAACACTAGTAGATAGAAGATAGTTACACCAATAATATATATGATAGTTATCtttcatattatatataacaatatcaatatcaatatcaaATACAGATGAAGAAATACATTAGCTCATGATATGCTTATTCCTTGTTCACTTAATTATATATCTTATACATATGacaaaatgatatataatgtTCGTACAATAATGGAATCCATATCATATAGATTATAGAAGATGCCCCTAAATCTAATTAATACCTCTTTTAGTAACCTTGACCTTCAAGCCATGTTTCATGTGAAGAATAACAGAAAGACAGGGGCATACATTATGCCCTTCCACCACCTCAAACTGAAAATTCAACAGCAAAGCAATGGCGACGATCTTCATCTGAATAAAGGTTATATTTTTACCCAAACAACTTCTTGGGCCTGCATTGAAAGCTATGAACTTGTAAGATGGTACCTGTATGATGCTTCCCTTGTCAGAAATCCACCTTTCTGGCTTAAACTCCAAGCAATCTTCTCCCCATATTTGTTCCATTCTTCCCATTGAGTACAAAGAGTAAAGTATCCTAGTATTTGCATTAACATGATCCCCACTAGGAAGTATATCAGATTTAACTGCAGATTTGTGTTCAAAAGGAAGTGGAGGGAAAAGTCTCAATGCTTCACATAAAGCTCCATGCAGATAAACTAGCTTGTTAAGAATTTCTAACCTTGAAGTGATGAACCAATTTTCTTCCTTGGTTATCAGGTTTTCTCTAAATTCTTCAAGGATCTTGGCTTCAACAAGAGGGTGGGTTGAAACCAGCCAAAAAAACCAACTGAGACTTGCACTGATTGCATCCCTTCCTGCTGCTAAGAGATTAAGTGCATTGTCTCTTAGAAACTTGGGCTCTATTGTTTCCATTCCACTTTCCATTACAAGAGCTTTAAGCATGTTAAAGTTcgattcatcatcatctttgGTGTAGTTGAATTTGTTTTGCTCTTGGAATGTGGATGATATAAATTGATGCAAGAATTGGTCAATTATTTTTCCACATTCACCGTAGCTCTTCTCTTGTCCAATTTGGAGCCACTTTTGAAGCTTCCACAAAAATCTTGGGGCAATGTGTCTGTAGAACATTCCATCTTCCATCTTGTTGAAAGCTGTCTCAAAAGCGTTTTCCGGGAACTTATCGATGAGCTTGTTAGGAAGGGAGTTAGGATCAAAGCCCAGCACTATGGAGCAGATGTTGTCAAAGGTGAATCTCTGAAAAATGTCTTGCAAGTCCACAACGGTTCCAAGTTCCGATGCATTATTGAGAAGTGGAACTAGGCAACTCTCGAGCTTCTTATGAATCGTTTTCACAAACGAACTCTCAAACGAGTTTGCTTTGAACAACGAGTGTAGTGTGTCCCTGTTGCGCTTCCATTTGTCGGAATCGATGTTAAAGATGCCATCTCccatgatttcaaaaatctcaTAGAACTTAGGCCCTTTAATGTAGTTGTCAAAGTTCTTGCTAGTAATGTGGTGCACATTCATAGggtcaatggtgatgagaaagTCAAGGTTTGTGAGCCAGGGACCTTTGAACATGAAAGTACCTTCATAATGCTTCAAAACAGTGGTTGCATAATCATGGATATTGGAGAGATGACATAAAAGTGCTGGTAGCATACCAAAGAAAGGCCAATCAATTACGGGGTTATTTCTATTGGACAGCCATGTGTGGATGAAGAAGAATGAGACAATCGCTACAAAAATAACAATGAAACCTAAGGAGTCCATCAAGATTTGGCCTTATTTCGAGGGCTTGCTTTGAGTGAtgtgtgatatatatatatgcatgatGCGGTTCCTTTGATCATAAATttatggaaaagtataaggagccaatggaatatctgcacaatgtgtacaatgaaggTTTATAGAATATTAGAGATACTATTAATGTTACCTTTTTTCATTAGCTAAAGTTTTTAgaatgagtggtatcatgacataatattaaaacagaagatgtttattatcccaaGTACTCGAATGATTATTCTAAATAATATGAGAGATGtttattttgtaactcaatagtctattgtacacattgtacaaatagtctATTGTCATTGAGATAACTaggataattaatttaaaataaatttagatgaTTAACACCTTTTATATTTGAATcaatattaatcaattttttatactaaaactatTGGTCtcgtaatattttatttaaaatttaaaaattttcacatTTAAGACAAGAATCAAATCCCGCATATAAATTGACActtaattagaaaaaataattttttaattcacatttaatgaaataaatttataatacagTTACTCATTTTTATAgcaattttatttgtaatttatcATTTAAGTGAATATTAATGTTAAGataatatatatttgaattGTGGTAACCTATAAAAAAGAGTTTTTGTAAGTTATAGAACaaaatttaagtattttaaaaatattaatattttaatgataattattgatttaattaatatttattttataattaaaattaatgattaaaattattaaaatatttaaaatcttttttaaagatctttttgaagagagagaaggagCAAGCACATTTTAAGTGAGACAAGCTATGACAATAGTGTTTCAGTACTCCGGGTACGATCaggttttcatttttttttatcgttTATTCGGAGCTGAATGACTATTGTAACTCCATTTGTGATATCAAAAAATCTGTTAGGTTGCATTTATTTACATAATGAGACATTGAAATCGGAATATAAAGATATAAACTTGTATTTTATAAAACAGATTGTGTTTAACAGACAAGACATGGATGGAGATTTATATATCGAGAAAcattgaattagtgtattttgtatttacaGGAAGGACATCGAGGCACTAACAAGGAACataacttatttttatattttcttttattattcttattaattttttataattatattttttattattgtattttttttcaaattttttggatgaaaaaaataaaaatcaattgaatttttataattgttttaactcattatcaaacaaaatataaaaacataaaattttttatttctatttttttatcttgttctGAATATCTTATTCTCATATTCTTATAAACAAATACAGCTATATGTCCAGTTTCCAAATGAGAGAGATTAGTGGGCAGTTCGGCTCTGATGGTAGTAACGATTGCAACATGTAATGGTCCGTAGGTCACTAATGGatgatttgaatttgttttatgATTTCACCATTGAGTGCATAAACGGCGAGGTGAGGTCTGTTAGCTGAATCCTGCTTGCGTTGATGATGAGGCTCACAAAATTGGCTGCCGTTGTGTGATAACGCACTTATTTGTCACCGAAATTGGAACCAAAATTGGTTGAGTCATTGGTCGGCCGTCATTGAAATGGTGCCATTGGCTCTGAAAGGTGTGGCCACGCATTTATACCAATATTAGTGATGCATTTCCTACCCATGTGCAACTTCTTAATATGATTAGTACAACTATATAATTATGCTTAAATGACTGCATTTGTACAATATTTTGtggctaaattttttttagatcagTGATTTTAAtgtgaaatataaaaatatttgatattttaatgttttatattattataatagtactatataataaaaatattttttaaattataaatattaaaacgTCATTCAtattttatagtaaaaaaaagaatttacttataaaaaaaagtgttttgTACTGCTAATAAAAACTGCACAACCGTTGGGGCAAATTTGACTTTCACTAGTATAAAAAATGCTCACTTGTCCAACCAATTAAAGCCCCACACAATACACCCCACATACATTGTGTTCACGTCATAAATCattgaaatatttttaagttaaattTAAATGCTTTTTAGACACTGACGGACTGAAATGCGAATACTGTACTTTGCCTCACTTGAAATGTTTCTGTATACAAGCTCATTAATTATGATGTGGAAATAATACCAACTAAAATAATgttactatttattttaaataaatagtcTAAATGAGATCTACCGGTTCCAGTTATTCCACATCTCTTGAGAGGTTGCTTCCAAAATTTTATGGTGGATATGCATTTTCACACTTAACAAGTACTGCTCATCAATCAGAGGAGTGCCAGAGGTTAGGATGATCATGCACATGCCaattattaatagaaaaatctaacatt
The genomic region above belongs to Arachis duranensis cultivar V14167 chromosome 3, aradu.V14167.gnm2.J7QH, whole genome shotgun sequence and contains:
- the LOC107477110 gene encoding alkane hydroxylase MAH1-like, coding for MDSLGFIVIFVAIVSFFFIHTWLSNRNNPVIDWPFFGMLPALLCHLSNIHDYATTVLKHYEGTFMFKGPWLTNLDFLITIDPMNVHHITSKNFDNYIKGPKFYEIFEIMGDGIFNIDSDKWKRNRDTLHSLFKANSFESSFVKTIHKKLESCLVPLLNNASELGTVVDLQDIFQRFTFDNICSIVLGFDPNSLPNKLIDKFPENAFETAFNKMEDGMFYRHIAPRFLWKLQKWLQIGQEKSYGECGKIIDQFLHQFISSTFQEQNKFNYTKDDDESNFNMLKALVMESGMETIEPKFLRDNALNLLAAGRDAISASLSWFFWLVSTHPLVEAKILEEFRENLITKEENWFITSRLEILNKLVYLHGALCEALRLFPPLPFEHKSAVKSDILPSGDHVNANTRILYSLYSMGRMEQIWGEDCLEFKPERWISDKGSIIQVPSYKFIAFNAGPRSCLGKNITFIQMKIVAIALLLNFQFEVVEGHNVCPCLSVILHMKHGLKVKVTKRGIN